The genomic region CCGGAGAGCCGCTCGCGCCAGCCGGCAGGGCCGGCGATCGACACGCACAGCAGCAGGCCGATGAAAACCGTTATCAACACGGCGGCCACGAACATGATCCACATCAGCAGCGAAATTCTCGAAGAAACGGGCCCCAGCCCGGCGAAGGCCGACTGTTCGCCGCCGCAGCCTGCAAGCGTCACGACCAGCAATAGAAAACATGGGATCGATAAGCGAAAGACGGCCGTCTTCATGGCTGCGCCCCTTCTTCCGTCCTCGACGGCGGGGCGGTTTCCGGCGACTGATTCGCAAAGAACGCGGCGGCCGCGGCAGCCTGCCGTTCCGTCAATCGCCTGGCCACGACCGACATCATCGCTCCATGCGGCGTTTCGTTACGGCCGCCTTCTTTCCAGATTATCAGTTGTTGCTTGAGATAAAGTTCGGACTGGCCGGCCAGTCGGGGATAGTCTTCGCGTCTTTTTCGGCCGTGGCAGGAATTGCAGGCAGGAATTTTATGTTCCCGATCGCCTTGCTCCGCCAGCCGGCGCCCCAGTTCCCGGTCTTCCGAAGACGTTCTTTGCCGACGAAGAGTAGGAGACATGGCCGAGTAATAAGCCGCCAAACGATCGATTTGCGCGTCGCTGAGATCGTCCGCCACCGGCTCCATAAAGCCGCTCTGTCGCGAATCGTCGCGATATTCGTACAGCGCCCTTTTCAAATAGGCTTCATCCTGGCCTGCGATGCCGGGAATATGGGCACTGGTCGGTGCCGCACCGGCCGCGTCGTGGCAGCGGCTGCAGGCGGTGAGGTCCAGCCTGGGCCGTCCTTCATTGACGATTTCCTCAACGGAATGGGGCTGAATTTTGCTGTTGCCGCGAGCATGGCGAAGGTATTCGGCTGCCGTCATCGACGGCAAGGCTTCCAGGAAGGCGACGACCGCCCAGACTTCATCCTCCCGGTCGCTTCCGCTCCATGCCGGCATGCCGGTGAACTGGATGCCGTGACGCGCAATCCAGAACAACTGGCCACGGGTCCAGCGAGGGGAATGAAGCTGAAGATCGGGAGGATGAGGCAGCATGTGGCCGAACACCGGATTCACCGGCTGTCCCGGGGCGCCATGGCAGACCGCGCAAGTTCCCTGAAAATGAGCGGCTCCGAGAGGCACCAGGTCGGCCGTATCCAGTTCCGGCGGCTCAATATTCCGGCTGTTCACTTTCACCGAACGTTCTTTCGCCATCTGTAGAAACCGCTCGAGCCAGACCGGATGCCCGGCGCTGGCCGCGACATTGTAAATCCCCGAATAAGCGGCCAGAAGCGCAAACAGCGCGCCGCCGGCCAGCAGGCCCAGCGCCCACAGCAGAAGAGACCGCCATCTCATCGTGACGTAGTTGATCATGAGCCGCTTTCCGAGACCGGCGCCGAAGGCTCAGTCTCGCTCCGTGATTCGCAGAGAGCTGCAAACCATCGATACACCAGGACAATCGCAGCGAGCACGTAAGTCATCGGGCAGGCGATGACCATCAACAAGCCTGCCGTCTGCTGGTCGGCAAGATCGGTCTTGATGCCGGAGTGAAATGCTTCGACGCCGTAAAGCACGCGCGGAGCGAACGTCAACAGGACCGCGAGCAGGCAAAACAGCTTGCCGGTCAGCAACAGACCCAGCACGGCCCGCCATAAATGATTGTCGGCCTGATTGAAGACCGCCAGCCAGAACCACAGGGCCGATAAAAACAGCGCGGCATGCAGCGCTCCTTCAGCACCTTGAGCTACCGCCGCAAAACCGGGAGGAGAATGCCAGGCGAAAAACAGGCCGGCCTGCAGGAAAGCGGCCGCCGCCAGGGAATTGGCTCCGGCGCATTCGGCCCTCAAACCGGTCAGGCCTCGAACCGTAACGGCCAGAATAGGTGCCGCCAGACTCATTAGCAGGATGTGAAGGATCATATGGCGCGATAAAACGCCTGCGTTTCCGGCATAATGCAAAACCCAAAACGCCAGCAGCGACAGGACCGCCAGTTCAGCAAGAGTAAGCAACGTCATCGGCTTGGTCTGCATTCATGGTTCTCCTTGATCTCCGGGATGGGTACGTCATTCAAACGATGCCGTTCAGTGTCAAGGCGTTCCTGCCCAGGCACGCGCAAGCACCGTTCAAACGGCCGCGTCCGGGTAAGCGGTATGCTTTTGTGACAATGAAAATCATGGAAAGTGCATCGAGTGTATTAAATCCGCTTTTTAGGGAGACACCCTGTGTCGGTAGAGGATGCTTCTTTCCGTTTCCGCAGGGCATTCCCGTCGGCCGAAGCAGAACAATCTAGTAGTCAGTCAATTTAAATCAAAAGGATATATTGGGCTTGTAAGTCACTCTATAGTGGCATTGATGGTTACTGATTGAGGTCAAGCAATGCCAGCTCTTAAATACAAAGTCAATCTGACTGAAGACGAAAAGCGTGGCTTGGAAGCCATGATCAACAAAGGAAAAGCCGCGGCACGCCATCTGACACGCGCGCGAATTTTATTAAAAGCGGCAGCGGGTATTCAGGATAAAGACATTATCCAAGCTTTGGGTGTCTCGGAATCAATGGTGTTGACGACGCGCCAACGGTGTGTGGAAGAAGGCCCGGAAGCCGCCCTGAAAGAACGCCCCCGTCCAGGACGTGCCCCAAAACTGACGGAGAAGCAGGCCGCCCATATTATCGCCTTGGCTTGTAGTGAGGCGCCGACAGGGCATGATCACTGGACCTTGCGGTTGTTGGCGGACAAAGTGGTGGAATTAGCGTATGCCGACCGTTGCAGCTATGAAACCATCCGTCAGCTTTTAAAAAAACACTCTCAAACCCTGGCAGAAGCAAGAGTGGTGCATTCCCGAGGTGAGTGCTGAATTTGTCGCGGCGATGGAAGACGTGCTGGACCTTTATGAAGAACCCTACGATCCGTTGCGCCCGGTTGTGTGTTTCGACGAAAGTCCGAAGCAACTCATTGCGGAAGTCCGCCAACCTCTCCCGCCTGAGCCCGGTCAACCGGCCCGCTATGACACCGGCTATGAACGGAAAGGCGTCTGCGATTTGATGATGATCTGCGAACCTAAACGCGGTTTTCGGCAGGTGGACATCACCGCGCGGCGGACCAAAATCGAATTCGCGCACAGCATGAAGCATATCGCTGAACTTTATCCGGACGCGGCGGTGATCCGGGTGGTGCTGGACAATCTGAATACCCATAAAATGGCGTCTTTGTATGAAGCCTTTCCAGCAGAGCAAGCCCGTGAATTGGCGCGACGGCTGGAGTTCCACTACACGCCCAAGCATGGCAGTTGGCTAAACATCGCTGAGATCGAACTGGCCGTCTTGTCGAACATGTGTTTATCACAGCGGATACCGGACACAGAGAGCCTCCGGCGTGAGGTCGAAGCCAATATCCTACCGCGCAACACCAAGGCGACGCCCGTCAATTGGCGATTTACGACGCAACAGGCACGACGTAAACTGGCTCGCCTGTATCCTTGTGTTTCTTCGTGACTGACTACTAGGATGAATCAATTTTCTTCGAAGAGACGGCTTTGGCCACCTTTTCCAGTACGGCATCCTGGGAGAGAAGGCTTTCGAGCCGGCGCGGCGGCTGCATCCACCAGCGCAGCCGAAGCACAATGCCGTTATCGGCCAGTTTGACGATGAGGACGTCGGGCGCAGGATGATTCAGTACTCCGGGAATTTTCTCTACGGTATCGAGCAGGGTTTGCTTGGTTCGCTCGACGTCGTCGGCAAAGCCGATCGTGATTTCATGTTCCAGGCGGCGAAGCGGATAAGCGGTATTGACCGTGACCGAGTTGGTGAAAAGATTCGAATTGGGGATGACCACGCGCCGGCCGTCGTACGTTTTGATAAAAGTCGCCCGGGTCTGAATGTCCTCGACCGTGCCTTCGTATTCGTTCAGAGTGATCTGATCGCCGATACGGAAAGGCTCGGTCAGCAGTAATAAAATGCCCGCCAGAAAATTCTGCAGAATGTCGCGAAACGCAAAACCGATGGCGACGCTGGACAGACCCAGAACGTTGACCAATTCGCCCGGCGTGAAGCCGGGAACGGCGATGACCAGGGCGATGAGCAAGCCGAGGAAAATGATGACGCCGTAACTGAGCCGGCCCATCACCAGGCTTAGATTGAAATGCCGCCGGTTACGACGGGTGATGGCTCCCACTGCCGTACGCGCTGCCTTGGCGGCGAAAAGAAACAAAACAAAAACGACGAAAGCAATTACGAAGTAGGGAGCTCTTTCGATAAAGCCGTTAATCATCTCCTGTACGGAAGCGGTGGCTTCGCTAAAGTTGAATTTCATAGTCTTCTCCCGCCTTATTTTCGATTATAAGCTCGAACGGTCGGAGCAGAAGGATGGTTTTTCACTGCTTTCATGCCGGACGAATCATCGGTTATCGAAATATATTTTTTTCGAATTATACGTCCCGGTGGTTGCTGATTATGTTCGCTAGCGAGCTTAAGCAAACATTTTTTGGACGGCGAGTCCGATACCCAATCAGTGACAAGGAAGGTGCACTGCGGCAAGGAGTTAAAAGATTTTTCGTCCTTCGGCGCCGCCGGCTGGCCTTTCGGCATTTTTTTCAATACAATCGAAGCGCCTTCTCCGAATGAACGAGAACACGGTTGCCCCTGCTTTTTGTCCGAAAGCAGCCGGCTGTCGAAACGTCTGCCCCTTCCACACTTAAACCGCGCCGGTAACGGAGTCGGCTACATCATGGACATCGCGCTTATTGTCATTTTGATCCTGATCAACGGTATTTTCGCGATGTCGGAAATGTCGGTCGTTTCTTCCGCCAGGGCGCGTCTGCAGAAACTGGCCGATGAACGGCGCGCCGGTGCCCGCACAGCGTTGAAACTGCACGCCGACCCTTCCCGGTTTTTATCCACAATACAGATCGGCATCACCTCGGTAGGGATTCTGAGCGGAGCGCTGGGCGAGGAAGCGCTGGTCGAGCCGTTAATCGTTCAATTAAGACAATTTCCGTATTTTGAGCCTTATGCGGAAAGCCTGGCGCTGGCGATCACCGTTCTGTCGATCACTTACGTTTCGGTCGTAGTCGGCGAATTGGTGCCGAAACGCCTGGCGTTGCTGCGTCCGGAAGGCATCGCGCGAATGATCGCCCGGCCCATGAACGGGCTGGCCCTGATCGCGAGCCCGCTGGTATGGCTGCTGTCGGCTTCCAGCAATTTGCTTCTGCGGCTAATGGGCGCCCACAAACCGCCGCAGGCGACCGTTACCAACGAAGAGATTAAAATCCTGATGGACATGGGATCGGAAGCGGGCGTCTTTCACGCCAAGGAAGGGCAGTGGGTATCGAACGTGTTGAAGCTGGACGAACAACGGGTCGGAGCCGTCATGACGCCGCGCAAGGACATTTTTTTCATCGATTTGAACGACGGGGAACAGGAAGTCAGACGGCTTGTCGGCGAGTGTCCTTATTCGAAAGCGGTTGTTTGCCGCGGCGGACTGGAAAACGTGCTGGGCGTGCTGCAACTGAGAGAATGCTTGAAAGTGTTGATGGAAAACAGCGAATTGAGCATTGAGCCGCTGCTGCGCAGCCCTCTGTATGTTCCGGATCTGTTAACTCTGCCCCATCTGCTGGAGTTCTTCAAGGAAAAACGGAGCGACTTCGTGCTGATCGTCAACGAATACGGCGAATTGGAAGGCCTGGTTACGCTGAGCGACGTGCTGAAAGCCATCGTCGGCGATCTGCCGAGCCTGGAAACCGATCTGGACCCGGATATCGTGCAGCGCAACGACGGCTCCTGGCTGGTGAGCGGCAGTTTATCGATCAACCGGATGAAATCCGCTATCGGCATGAACGGCCATTTTCCCGGTGAAAAAGCCGTCGGCTTCAATACGGTCGGCGGTTTCATTTTATTCTATCTGGAAAGAATTCCCCGCGTGGCCGACAGCTTCGTTTACGACGGATGGTATTTCGAAGTGATTGATGTCGACGGAACGCGCATCGACAAGGTTCTGGTCGCAAAAGAAGAAGCCGCTCCCCTGAACAAATAGAGGGCATCGCTCTCGGCAGTCCGCCGGTATGCCGAGAGGACAGGACGGAGAATCCATGCGATGGCCGTCGTCCCCATCCCTTTTTTATCCGTGCCCTGAACCTCTCTTCATGAAGCAGGGTCGACATGAACATGTCCTTCAGTGCCTGGAAGGGGCGCCGGGCTTTAACGGGATCGGTCGTCATCCCGCAAGAACTTGGGTCAGGTCGCCCGAACACGGGAGCTCAGGACGGCGGGCCACCTGCTCAAACGGTGGAGGGGAATCATGAAATTTGACGAAGAAGGCGGAAAGCCCGAAAGCGAGCGGACGGCGGCACATTCCGGAGAGAATCGAGACTTGGCCAGGCGGACGTTCATCGTTGCCGTGACGGCTTTTGGGGTGATTGCCGTCCTGCTGATCATCCGGCAGATGGCTCAGATTTTACTGCTGGTTTTCGCAAGCGTGCTGCTGGCTATTTTTCTGCGCACCCTGGCGGACTTCATCGGCCGCCATACGCCGATCTCGGTATCCTGGGCGCTCGCGGCGGTGGTTATCCTTCTGATGGGGTGTTTTGCGCTGATTCTGGTCCTGTACGGCCCGGACATCGCCGACGGATTTTATCGATTATTCCGGCAGTTGCCGTCGGCGCCCGAACGGCTTCGAAGCACGCTCGAACCGTACGAATGGGGTCCTGCCGTCATGGAGGCATTGTCCAGGGCCGGGCAAACGCTGGTCAGCCCGAAACAATTGGCCGGCATTGCCGGGATTTTTTCGACCGCGTTCGGAGCGCTCGGCAGCGGACTGTTCGTGATCGTGTTGAGCCTTTATCTGGCGGCGGATCCGAAAACCTACCTCGACGGCGTGGCGCGGCTGTTTCCGGGGGAAAGCCGGGGGCTGGTTCACGAAGCCTTCAACCGGATCGGGCACGCGCTCCGCTGGTGGCTTTTGGGTAGGATCGCGGCGATGGTCATTGTCGGTATCCTGATCGGCGCCGGACTGGCGCTATTGGGCATTCCTTTCGCCTTTATTCTGGGCCTGGCAGCGGCTATTCTCGATTTCATACCCAACATCGGGCCGCTGGTCGCCGCCTTGCCGGCTCTGATGATCGGGCTGACTCAGGACGGCTCGACGGTGGCCTACGTCGTTGTTCTCTATCTGGTGGTGCAAAGCCTGGAAGGTTATCTGATCTCGCCGCATATAGAGGAACGGGTAGTGTCCCTGCCGCCGGCGCTGCTGCTGTCCGCCCAGCTTCTGCTGGGAGCCGGCATGGGTATTCCGGGCGTTCTGCTCGCCTCTCCGCTGACGGTGGCGGTTACGGTGCTGATACGGATGTTTTACCTGCGCGACGTGCTGGGGCAGCGGGTGGATCTGCCCTAAGGATACGCCAGAAGCCAATAAGCGGCCAGGCCGAGCCAGGTCAGGCCCAGCAGCAGCCAGGGCAGCCAATGCTGGCGGTACGCGATCGTTTCGAGGATCTCGGCCTCGTCGGTTTCCGTCGACGGCTCTTTTTGCCTGGAAGCTTTCTTGAGCCTTTTGTTCATTTCCCTGGCTTTTTCTTTTTGCTGCCTTTTATAAAGATCGATTCCTTTCTGGATGCCTTGCGCGATCAGCCGGGTCTGCTCTTTGGTTTGCCCCGGACGTTGAGTCGATCTGGCTATTTTTAACGCTTCTTCCTGGGTTTGCGGAGACGGTTTCTGGTAATTGGGTTTGTTCATGGGGCCTCGGGTTAAGGGTCAGTCTGTCGGTAGCGTCCTGCGGCGGTCAACCGGTTCTCCATCGTAAACAAAGGCATCCATTGCTTCAACAATAAATTCCGTTTGTTGGGCCGGCACGCCTATCTCGCCGTTCAGCCCCGCCGCCAGGCATGAAAACGCGCCAAGAGCTTGAGCAGGGTTTCCGGCTGGTGCTGGCGCTTCCAGACCCCCGCTGCGTATTTATTGCCTTCGGCAAGGGTAGGGTAGATATGGATCGTGTTCAGGATTTTGTTCAGGCCGATGTTGTATTTCATCGCCAGAACAAATTCGGCGATCAGGTCGCCGGCGTGTTCGCCGACCAGCGTCACACCGAGAATCTTGTCCTTGCCGGGCACGGTGAGGACTTTGACGAACCCTTCGGTTTCACTGTCGACGATGGCCCGGTCCAGATCGGCCAGATCGTAGGTGCTGATTTCGTATGGAATGCCTTGTGCAAGAGCGTCCTGCTCGTTCAGGCCGACTCGGGCCACTTCGGGATCGGTAAACGTCGCCCAGGGAATGATTGAATAGTCGGTGCGAAATTTCCAGAAGCTCCCGAACAAGGCATTGACCGCCGCGTACCAGGCCTGATGCGCCGCCGCATGGGTAAACTGATAAGGGCCGGCGACGTCGCCGCAGGCAAAAATATGGGCATGATTGGTTGCCTGGAAAGCGTCGACCCGGATCGTCTGTTTCGGCGACAGCTCCAGGCCGATTTCTTCGAGCCCGTAACCCGAAATAGTTGCGCTCCGGCCCAGGGCCAGCAATACCCGGTCGAACGGCAGCCGCACGGTTTCTCCCCGGTGTTCGGCCAGCAGGACGTTTTCGCCGTTCTCGACGACGAATTGCCTGGCGCTGTGCTCCAGCCGCAAGTCGATTCCTTCCTTTTCGAAACTTTTCGCGACAAGCCCGGAGACTTCTCTGTCTTCCCGGCTCAAGAGGCGGGGCGCCATTTCCACCAGCGTGACCCGGGCGCCCAGCCGGACGAAGCACTGGCCCAGTTCGCAGCCGATCGGTCCGCCGCCCAGGACCAGCAGACGTTCGGGCCGCTCCCGCAAGGCCCAGATCGTGTCGGAAGTCAGGTAGGGCACAAGGTCGAGTCCGGGAATCGGGGGGATCAGAGGCCGGGCTCCCGCCGCGATCACCACTGCCTTGGCGGTGATCGTCCGGGTTTCGCCGGGCGTGGCCACCTCGATTGTCCAGGGCGTGATGAACCGGGCCCGGCCTTCGATGACCTCGACGCCCAATTGCCGGTAGCGCTCGGCGGAATCGTGCGGCGCCACGGCATGGATGACCTGCTGCACACGCTTCATGATGTCTTCGAACTCGCAATCGACCGCAACGTTCCGGATGCCGTATTCCGAAGACCGCCGCATTCTGGCCAGCAGCCGGGTCGATCGGATCAACGCTTTCGACGGCACGCAGCCGGTATTCAGGCAATCGCCGCCCAGGTTGCCGGCTTCGATCAGAGTGACTTTGGCTCTGACGGCGGCGGCGATATAGGAGGTCACCAGTCCTGCCGCCCCGCCGCCGATGACGGCGAGATTCGTGTCGAAGCGCCTGGGCCGGGGCCAGGATCGAACCGGCATTTTCTTGTTCATTTCGGCCAATTCTCCACGATTTTTTTCGCTAGCAGCGGAAAGAGTCCCAATAATGCGAATGAACCGACCAACGGCGGAGACAACAAGCCGGAAAGCGATTCGACTTTCGCCAGTTGGGTGCCGGCGTTGACGTACACCAGAGTGCCGGCGAGCATGCCCGCCTGGCTGACCCAGTAAAAGGTAAAAACGCTCAGATGGGTCAAGCCCATGGCCAGATTGATGATGAAAAACGGAAACAGGGGAACCAGCCGCAGCGTAAACAGATAATAAGCGCCTTCCCGTTCGATTCCTTCATCGATGGCGCTGAGCCTTTCCCCGAGCCGGGCTTTCACCGCATCCCGGAACAAGAAGCGCGCGGCCAGAAAGGCCAGGGTCGCGCCGATACTCGATGCGAACGAGACCAGCAAGGTGCCCCATCCCAAACCGAACAGCGCTCCTCCGGCCAGCGTCAGCAAGGTCGCACCCGGCAGCGACAAGCCGGTTACGGCGATATAAATCAGCGCATACAGCAACCCGGCCGGCAGAGGATGAAGGCCGACGTAGGCTTTCAAATCGGCCTGCCGGGACTTCAGATTGTCCAGAGTCAGCGCGTCCTGGAGATCGAAGTAAAAAAAGCCGCCGATTGACAAGATGAGAACGATCAATAACAGGATACGCAAATTTGACATAATCTTTGGCTCCAGCAATAGTATTCGGGAATTTCCGAACGAGTTAAGTTTCCCCCGGACAGTTATTGTAAAATAGCCTTTATGAAAACGTGTCGTAATTTCAGTTTCAGGGCCCTTTCTTCCGATTCCTGCACGGATGTAGATTATGTCCCATGCCGCCCGAGGTTCTGTTGAGCAAATACCGTTTCAACCGAAAAGGACGATTTCCGGGCGGACACCCCTCCAACTGCCGGGTTTCTAAATGAAGTTTTTGAGCAGGCTTTTATTCATCGAAATGGTGAGGCAGATATCGCAAGATATCGGTCGCAGCCGTTCGTTACTTTATATAGAAGTCAATCACACTTTGCAGATTGCCAGTCTCCTGCAGGGAACCGAGGCGGAAGAAGGGTTGCTGGCTTCGATTCGCGCAATCATCCTGAAAAAGGTGAAACGCTTGCCCAATGCCTATATCGGCCAACTCGATCATAACCGGTTCGGCGTCGTGCTCGATCTGCCGGTCAAGAAAGGCGTCGAATTTGCCGAAGAACTGGCGGACTATCTCGACCGGCAGTGCATTACCGTTTTTGAGCTGCCTTATTATCCCAAATTGATCATTGGGGTGACCGCCATTTCGCCGGCCTACAAGACCCCTGAACGGATGCTGGCGGCGGTCGACGAAGCGCTCTATCAAGCCCGAAGGGCCGGCAACAGTGTCGTGAAGCTGATCGAGCCGGATGACCCGTTTCTGCACGAATATTACAATCTGCTGGAATTATTGCCCGAATTGAGAGAAGGCTTGGCGAACAATTCGTTCATTCTCTACGCACAACCGATCGTACCGCTGAATCATTCGGTCACGACTGCGAAGGCGGAAGTTTTGCTGCGTTACCGAAGCGGAGACGGGGATATCGATTCGCAAAACCGTTTTCTCCAGGCGGCGGAATTGTTTCACATCAGCCGGGAGGTGGACCTGTACGTCGTCCATCATTTCGCCCGGTACATTCACCAGCAAGAACGCCAGGATATCGTTTATTCGCTGAACATCTCGGGCAGCACGATCCGCTACCCGGGCTTTCTGGACAAGGTTTTCAACGATTTTAGAGAGTTCGGCGTGGATTCCCGGCAAGTTTGTTTTGAAATCACCGAAAACGTAGCCGACCAGGATTACCGGCAGGCCATCCTCTTCATGAAATCTTTAAAGAACCGATTGGGCTGCCAGTTGTCGTTGGACGATATCGGCATCGGCTCCAGCAATCTATCGAATCTGTCGAAATTCGACGTCGATTTTTTCAAGATCGACGGTTCCTTTATTCATAATCTGACCGAGGATCCTTATTGCGAACTGGTGGTCGATTTCATTACCGAAGCGGCCTCTCTCTTTCATCGGGAAACGATCGCCGAATACGTGGAAAATGCCGAGCAACTGGAAAAACTGAAAAATCTCGGAGTCGATTATGCTCAGGGTTACTTTACCGGCAAACCCGAATTGTTGTTCGATCCTTCGGCTTGACCGAATGATTTCGCCGCAACCGAAGCCACTTCGGAACGCAGTTCACTTTGACCCGATGCGGTTTTCGGAGACGGCCCGCGGCTCGTGAAATTCCGAGTGAATTATCGGATGATAAAAATTTTAAAAGACTTTTTCATTTGCATTTATTCAAATATCGAGTAGATTGTGCTTCTTTTAATTTTAAGCTCATAACGAACAATGGTCTTTCACACTCTATCATTCCAGATTCACGGAGGAGCGGATCACGATCACGGCGGCGTCGCGGAAACTCTTGCCTCGCTGCTGACTTTTCTCGAAGGATGGGTTGCCGAGACGCCTTCGGAAATAGTTCCCTCGTTTTTTCCGGGAATCGCGGCCATGGATAACCTCCACCCCATGTTGGTCCATTTTCCCCTTGCCTTCCTGCCGGCGTTTTTGATTATCGATCTGGCCGGTACCTGGTTCAAAAAAGCCGAGTGGCGGGTAGTTGCCAGTTGGCTTTTGTATATGGGCGCGATTTCGACCGTATTCACCGTCGTTTCCGGATTCCTGGCCGGCAATTCGGTCATGCACGGCGATAATGTGCACGGCATCATGGAGGCGCTTGAACTGTACGGCATCGTTACCCTGGCGTTGGTCTTTGTTCTGTCGATCTGGCGATGGGTAGGCGGCAGCCGGATGCGCGGCGGCGCCAATGTTCTGTTTCTGATCGTAGCGGCCGTCCTGTGCGCGATCATGCTGCTGGCCGCCGATTTGGGAGGGTTGCTGGTGTATAAATATGGCATCGGCGTGGAGTCGATTCCCGATCAGATAGAAATTCAGGAACACGAGCATCATCCGCACGTTCATGAAGAGTCGAGTCCCGATCCGATAGAGTTCAAGGAGCCTATGCACTCTCCGCTCGGCCATGACGAATCGGTTTCCGATCCGATCGAAGAACATGCGGATCATCCGCACAGCCATGAAGAATGAGTCGTCTTATTTTCCGGACTCCGGAGGCGGACTGGACGATGGCCGTCATGCCGCCGACTTGCCGGGTTTATCCATGAGACGGCGG from Methylosarcina fibrata AML-C10 harbors:
- a CDS encoding EAL domain-containing protein → MKFLSRLLFIEMVRQISQDIGRSRSLLYIEVNHTLQIASLLQGTEAEEGLLASIRAIILKKVKRLPNAYIGQLDHNRFGVVLDLPVKKGVEFAEELADYLDRQCITVFELPYYPKLIIGVTAISPAYKTPERMLAAVDEALYQARRAGNSVVKLIEPDDPFLHEYYNLLELLPELREGLANNSFILYAQPIVPLNHSVTTAKAEVLLRYRSGDGDIDSQNRFLQAAELFHISREVDLYVVHHFARYIHQQERQDIVYSLNISGSTIRYPGFLDKVFNDFREFGVDSRQVCFEITENVADQDYRQAILFMKSLKNRLGCQLSLDDIGIGSSNLSNLSKFDVDFFKIDGSFIHNLTEDPYCELVVDFITEAASLFHRETIAEYVENAEQLEKLKNLGVDYAQGYFTGKPELLFDPSA
- a CDS encoding DUF2231 domain-containing protein — protein: MVFHTLSFQIHGGADHDHGGVAETLASLLTFLEGWVAETPSEIVPSFFPGIAAMDNLHPMLVHFPLAFLPAFLIIDLAGTWFKKAEWRVVASWLLYMGAISTVFTVVSGFLAGNSVMHGDNVHGIMEALELYGIVTLALVFVLSIWRWVGGSRMRGGANVLFLIVAAVLCAIMLLAADLGGLLVYKYGIGVESIPDQIEIQEHEHHPHVHEESSPDPIEFKEPMHSPLGHDESVSDPIEEHADHPHSHEE